TTTTCGCGACCGGATCTATTGATCGCTGTTCGAATGCAGCGCGATCTTGTTCCCTTCGCTGTCGATGAGAACGGCGCGGTAACCGTGCGGGCCGATGGAATTGACCGGCTCGACGATCTTCGCCCCCAGCTGCTCGGCCTGCGCGACGGCATCACGAATGCGGCCATCGGCATTGAAATAGACCAGCAGGCCCGCGGTGGTGGATGCTTCGCCCGCGTTCTTTACCAGGCAGCCGCCGTTCCCATTCTCGTGATCGAGCAGTCCGAACTCGCCCCCGGGATACTCCTGCTTGGTCGCATTGTTGGCTAGGACGGCTCGATAGAACGCCAAAGCCCGGTCTAGATCTTGCACCGGAACATCGACCCACACCACGCGATTACGCTCGGAATTGAAATCGCTCATGAGCATTCACCTCGGAAGAAAAGGTTCAGCAAGCCGAGCCTGATTGTAACGACGGTTGGCTCTGTTCGACCACATCTGCTGGCCTCGTCGCGAGAAACGCGCTTGCCCTGTCCAAGCCCACCGACGCCACATTGGCCGCACCCTTCAGGGAACAGCGTAATAGGTAACGCGCCATTTCAGATTGTTCTAACTAGCGGTTTTCGGGACAGGGATGGATGCCAGTCCATCGGTCTCAGTTTCCGGTCGATCTGTTCCAGGGGCCAGAAAACTCCGCGCGCGATTTTGTCAGCCAAGCGGTAGTGGACCAAGTAGAATTCCCAGCCATCGTCAATGAAGTACTGATCTATCGGCTGCGGGCCCGGACCTTGCCACTTTGTTGCGATAGTTCCTTCCGGCACGACCAACGCCAGATAACCCCCCACGTACAGCATGGGTAGTAGCAGAATGATGACAGCGAAGATCGGCGCGGCATGTTTCTTCATGGCTTGCTGTTCTGCTGGGTATGAGCCAGACCAATCATCATCGACAGATAATCGATCGTGGCGATGACAGCAACCGCCACGATTACTGCGAGAAATGCGATTGCCATACCTCTTAAGGCCAGCAATGCTCGAGGGCGCTCGGCTGGTTCAGCGTGATGCAGCGGCGATTCGTAGGGATTCTGACTCATCGCCCAATTCTACCCGCTTACCAAAAGCCTCCTCCAGAGTTGTGGGGCAGAAAGTGATTTAGAACTGGCACGCATCCGGTAGCACAGTGCGGTTAGGTCGAGTTCCAACGAAGGATCACTTCTTACCATCGCTACCGCGCTGATAGGTGCTTTCCTCGACTCGACCGGCAACGGCAATCTTCAACTCCAGTCCCGTACGCGGAAAATCGTGGACCACAACACTTACGACCTGGCCCGTTTTTCGCTCAACAGTCACATAGATTCCCGCTCCAGCCGTCGAGTAGTGGGAAAATACGCTCTTGCCGACCCCTTCCTCAACCTCGATTGGGAGCAGTGAGGCATCTGTCGCATTGGCCCATTCATTCTTTTGCTTCGTGGCGAGATCGAAGTTCGCCTTTAACTTCTCCCACTTGTCGTGCTCCCAATCGAGTTCGATCAACACCTGCACAATCTTTTTCGCCTCAATATTTACGTCGGCAGCGACAAGCTGGTCGCCGCCGAACCATCGCAAGAGAGCAACACAGACGAGCGCGCATCGAACCGCGCGACTACGAGTGAATCGTTTCATGCCCTGCTCCAACGACCTTGCTGCCCACAACGCGTCAAAGACTCCCGACCCCAGCGAACCAGCACCTTGCGAACGCTCGACTACTTCGCCCCACCGAGCGCCAGCAGTTTGTCCTCGACGCGTAGCCAGAGCAAACCGCTACCGACGGCGGGTGTGGCGCTGCTCCCGCTGGGCAGTTTCATGCGGCCTAGCTCTTGGTACTCTTCGGCTGCGGCCAACACAACCAGTTCGCCGTCTTGCGACATGGCATAGAGTGCTTTGCCGACGCAAATCGGCGAGCCCGCGTAGTTGCCGCCGACGCGCTTTTGCCACACGGACTGGCCACTCTTGGCATGCACGCAGGAGACGACTCCCTGGTCGTTCCACAGGAACAGCAGGTCTCCCACGGCGATCGTGGTGGGCTGATGATTCACCATGCGATCCAGCCGATACTCCTCGGCAGCTGTCTCGCCATTGGGCCGCATAGCCACGAGAAACTTCTTCCCCCCGGCAAAGCCGCAATTGGCCAGGACCAGATCGCCAGCCACGATGGGCGAACCAATCGCCCGCTTCTCCTGATCGCGTTCGAAGACGTCCTTCTCCCAATTGATTTTTCCCGTCGTGGGATCGACGCTGGTGATTCCTTCGTGCCAACTTGAGAAGATCACTTCGTCTTTGCCTTGAGCGTTGCGAAACACGCACGGAGTGCTGTACGTGGCCTTCACTTGCGCCCGCGGAATCTTCCACGCTTGTTCGCCGGTGGCCGCCTTCACGCCGATCAGGAACGAACTCTCACCCTCTTGGTTGTTGTTCACCACCACTACATCGCCCACGACGATCGGGCTTGTGCCGCAACCGTGATTGCTCTCGAAACGTCCCAGGTCGTACTTCCACAATTCCTGACCGAGATGATCGAAGGCCAGCAGTTGCGAGCGCTCCTTGGCTTGCCAAATGGTGTACACCCGCTCGGCATCGCAGGCGGGCGTATTGCTCGCATACGAATTCTTGGCGTGCTTCTTTTCCTTCTCTAGCGGCCAACTCTTTTGCCACAGCAGCCCGCCCGAACCGGTGGAGTAACACAGCAGATACCGCTCCAGTTTTTGAGCGTCGGCTGCCGTGACAAACAGCTTGTCTTGCCAGATGACCGGCGACGAATTGCCCGAGCCCGGCAAGTCGATTTGAAAGCGATAATCCTTCTCGGTCCAAGTGGTCGGAATGCCCGCCGCCGTACTGAGGCCGGAACCATTCGGGCCACGAAAGCGATTCCATTCTTCAGCCCCACTGGACGCTGTGACGAGTGCGAGGGCAAGTGTGAGGGCGAAGCTGAAGATAAGGGTCTTGCGCATGGGTTTTTTACTGCCGTGGCGAGCTGGGAAGACAATCGTACCCAGTAAGATGCGTTGCCCGCGCGAGTTATTGAGCCGGTTTGCTCGGTTTTTGCCTCATATGCCCCCGCTGGCGTAGGGACTCTCACGGCGAAGTTGCCGGCCCGCGATGCGGTACACTGGCAACTGCAGAATATCGTTGCCCCATTTGGTGAGAATCGAAATGAAACTGTTTTCCTGCTTCGTGCTCCTCTTCGCAGGTTCCGTCGCACTGGCAGCCGATCTTCCTCGCAGTAGTCCCGAGGCTCAAGGCATCGCTTCATCCGCAGTGCAGTCC
Above is a window of Anatilimnocola aggregata DNA encoding:
- a CDS encoding outer membrane protein assembly factor BamB family protein translates to MRKTLIFSFALTLALALVTASSGAEEWNRFRGPNGSGLSTAAGIPTTWTEKDYRFQIDLPGSGNSSPVIWQDKLFVTAADAQKLERYLLCYSTGSGGLLWQKSWPLEKEKKHAKNSYASNTPACDAERVYTIWQAKERSQLLAFDHLGQELWKYDLGRFESNHGCGTSPIVVGDVVVVNNNQEGESSFLIGVKAATGEQAWKIPRAQVKATYSTPCVFRNAQGKDEVIFSSWHEGITSVDPTTGKINWEKDVFERDQEKRAIGSPIVAGDLVLANCGFAGGKKFLVAMRPNGETAAEEYRLDRMVNHQPTTIAVGDLLFLWNDQGVVSCVHAKSGQSVWQKRVGGNYAGSPICVGKALYAMSQDGELVVLAAAEEYQELGRMKLPSGSSATPAVGSGLLWLRVEDKLLALGGAK
- a CDS encoding VOC family protein, encoding MSDFNSERNRVVWVDVPVQDLDRALAFYRAVLANNATKQEYPGGEFGLLDHENGNGGCLVKNAGEASTTAGLLVYFNADGRIRDAVAQAEQLGAKIVEPVNSIGPHGYRAVLIDSEGNKIALHSNSDQ